In Pleurodeles waltl isolate 20211129_DDA chromosome 5, aPleWal1.hap1.20221129, whole genome shotgun sequence, one genomic interval encodes:
- the LOC138297056 gene encoding uncharacterized protein F54H12.2-like: protein MYLDFNNTLLHLVCKITKANGGNIDDDAKVAPIAYPVATMFNQLDINLGDRLVTQSDDMYAYRAYIESILNYSRKALDTQLSVGLFYKDTHAHFEDTALDGGNDGFKKRARFAAGSRQFELLGRVHSDLFFQEKLLINGIDLKIKLNRNKDAFFLISGDAEQYKLVILSASLFVKRVKVSPSVRLAHAEALQLSNAKYAIQRVALKIFSILAGTRLTQQQNLFIGQLPKLIIIGFVDNIAFSGLYTSNPFNFKLYDINYAALVHEGAVIPAKPLTPSFGTSNFVREYLSLVSITGKHLRDSGVVVSREG from the coding sequence ATGTATTTAGATTTCAACAATACACTACTGCACCTTGTCTGCAAAATAACAAAAGCGAACGGCGGCAACATCGATGACGATGCTAAAGTGGCACCAATTGCCTACCccgtcgcaaccatgtttaatcagctggacattaacctgggcgatcGACTCGTCACGCAAAGTGATGacatgtacgcctacagggcctacatagagagtattctaaattacagtcgcaaagccctggacacacagctttcagtggggctcttctacaaagatactcacGCGCATTTTGAGGACACTGCTTTGGATGGTGGCAAtgatggttttaaaaaaagagccagattTGCCgcaggcagtagacagtttgaactcctggggcgcgtacattcagatCTTTTCTTCCAAGAGAAGCTTCTCATCAAcggtattgatcttaagatcaaactcaaccgcaacaaggacGCGTTTTTTCTCATTAGCGGTgatgcggaacagtataaactggttatattgtccgcgagcctgtttgtaaagagagtaaaAGTGTCAccgagtgtcagactggcccacgctgaagctttacaactatcgaacgccaagtacgccattcaaagagtggctctgaagatattcagcatcctcGCCGGTACTCGATTAACACAGCAGCAAAATCTATTTATAGGCCAActcccgaaactcatcatcatagggtttgtggacaatatagCTTTTAGCGGactctatacctctaacccttttAACTTCAAACTCTACGATATCAACTACGCCGCTCTGGTCCACGAGGGTGCTGTTATTCCTGCAAAACCGTTGACcccgagttttggaacatccaattttgtcagggaatatctcagtctggtctcgataacggggaaacacctGCGTGACTCAGGAGTCGTGGTTTCGAGAGAGGGGTAA